Proteins from one Megalops cyprinoides isolate fMegCyp1 chromosome 11, fMegCyp1.pri, whole genome shotgun sequence genomic window:
- the LOC118786221 gene encoding SH2 domain-containing protein 1A-like, which produces MFQSVYYGKISKEETERLLEKYGKEGSFLARDSESVPGAICLCVRRASFVRTYRICRSPEGWAIKTSPHVKLQSFETLDKLIDCYRGVAPDNMAPLLHPLERTALGEDNPDKDPVYMEM; this is translated from the exons ATGTTTCAGTCAGTATACTACGGAAAAATTAGCAAGGAGGAAACCGAGAGACTACTGGAAAAGTACGGTAAGGAAGGGAGCTTTCTCGCAAGGGACAGCGAGAGTGTACCTGGAGCCATATGTCTGTGCGTGCG GAGGGCTTCCTTTGTCCGTACTTATCGGATTTGTCGGTCTCCTGAAGGCTGGGCCATTAAG ACGTCTCCCCATGTGAAGCTGCAGAGTTTTGAAACACTGGACAAACTTATTGATTGCTATAGAGGAGTCGCCCCAGACAACATGGCACCCCTGCTGCATCCTCTGGAAAGAACAGCACTGGGTGAGGACAATCCAGATAAAG ACCCAGTGTATATGGAGATGTGA